The Micromonospora krabiensis genome window below encodes:
- a CDS encoding response regulator transcription factor, whose translation MAPSLRLVVVDDHPLFVRGLELLLPATTDKRAEVVGSTGDAASAAALVARCVPDLALVDLHMPPPGGVRAVAAIRRTTPRVRVVAMSGGDDPMPALEALRAGAEGFLPKTSEPEELLPPLLAILDGWAVLPAPLLRGLLRPARGPSVDLDGEERELLRAIAAGRNTVEIAAQMHVSERTAKRMTAALLRKLRVSSRAEAAALAGHAGLLGE comes from the coding sequence ATGGCACCTTCCCTCCGGCTCGTCGTCGTGGACGACCACCCGCTGTTCGTCCGGGGGCTGGAACTCCTGCTGCCCGCGACGACCGACAAGCGGGCCGAGGTGGTGGGCTCGACCGGGGACGCCGCCTCGGCCGCCGCCCTGGTCGCCCGGTGCGTGCCCGACCTCGCCCTGGTGGACCTGCACATGCCACCGCCCGGCGGCGTCCGCGCGGTCGCCGCGATCCGCCGCACCACCCCACGCGTACGCGTGGTGGCCATGTCCGGCGGCGACGACCCAATGCCCGCGCTGGAGGCGCTGCGGGCCGGCGCCGAGGGGTTCCTGCCGAAGACCAGCGAACCGGAGGAGTTGCTGCCACCGCTGCTGGCCATCCTCGACGGCTGGGCGGTGCTCCCGGCGCCCCTGCTGCGCGGGCTGCTCCGCCCCGCCCGCGGGCCCTCCGTGGACCTCGACGGCGAGGAACGGGAGTTGCTCCGCGCCATCGCGGCCGGCCGCAACACCGTCGAGATCGCCGCGCAGATGCACGTCTCGGAACGGACCGCGAAACGAATGACGGCCGCCCTGTTACGAAAACTGCGAGTGTCCAGCCGCGCGGAGGCCGCCGCGCTCGCCGGCCACGCCGGCCTGCTCGGCGAATGA
- a CDS encoding alpha/beta fold hydrolase, which produces MATEERFTTSADDGRLSVAVTGRPDGVPVFLLHGTPGSRNGPKPRGSVLYRHGVRLISYDRPGYGGSTPRPGRTVADAAKDIAAIARHLGISRFSVVGRSGGGPHALACAALLSESVARTAVLVSFANPEAAGPDWFTGMTESNRRDFAAASSDLLRLVERLRQQAERVRRDPESLLTQLEADMTWLDRHVVQDLAIRRLLAQAYREALRSGPQGWIDDVLALRRDWGFNLSSISGPVRLWHGEQDNFAPVSHTMWLARQIQTAEVHVQPDAAHFGAVQILPEMLEWLSNW; this is translated from the coding sequence CTGGCTACAGAGGAGCGGTTCACGACGAGTGCCGACGACGGCCGATTGTCTGTCGCGGTCACGGGCAGACCTGACGGTGTTCCGGTCTTCCTCCTGCACGGCACGCCCGGTAGCCGCAACGGACCGAAGCCCCGAGGCAGCGTCCTGTACCGGCACGGCGTCCGCCTCATCAGCTATGACCGCCCCGGCTACGGCGGGTCGACACCTCGACCTGGCCGGACGGTGGCCGACGCCGCGAAGGACATCGCGGCGATCGCGCGACATCTCGGCATCTCACGCTTCTCGGTGGTGGGTCGCTCCGGCGGCGGCCCGCACGCGTTGGCGTGCGCGGCGTTGCTCTCCGAGTCGGTCGCCCGCACGGCCGTGCTGGTGAGTTTCGCCAACCCCGAGGCCGCCGGTCCGGACTGGTTCACCGGCATGACCGAGAGCAACCGCCGTGACTTCGCGGCCGCGTCGTCGGACCTGTTGCGGCTGGTGGAGCGCCTCCGCCAGCAGGCGGAGCGGGTACGGCGCGATCCGGAGAGCCTGTTGACCCAACTGGAGGCGGACATGACCTGGCTGGACCGGCACGTGGTGCAGGATCTGGCGATCAGGCGGCTGCTGGCCCAGGCATACCGGGAGGCACTGCGCAGTGGCCCGCAGGGCTGGATCGACGACGTGCTGGCACTGCGGCGGGACTGGGGGTTCAACCTCTCGTCGATCAGCGGACCGGTCCGGCTGTGGCACGGTGAGCAGGACAACTTCGCGCCGGTCAGCCACACCATGTGGCTGGCCCGGCAGATCCAGACCGCGGAGGTGCACGTCCAGCCGGACGCGGCCCACTTCGGCGCGGTGCAGATCCTTCCCGAGATGTTGGAGTGGCTGTCCAACTGGTGA
- a CDS encoding DoxX family membrane protein: METMTATTGTTARTAPAAAETTRERAVRFLLAGMRLALGWVFLWAFLDKLFGLGLATEGKNAWINGGSPTKGFLAFGVAGPFEGFYYGIAGAAWADWLFMIGLAAIGTALLLGIGVRVAAVAGGLLLVMMWTAVLPPENNPFMDDHLIYAAVLAVLALVNAGDTWGLGRTWARLPIVERSAWLR; this comes from the coding sequence GTGGAGACCATGACCGCGACGACCGGAACCACCGCCAGGACCGCCCCCGCGGCGGCCGAGACCACCCGCGAGCGGGCCGTCCGGTTCCTGCTCGCCGGCATGCGTCTCGCGCTCGGCTGGGTGTTCCTCTGGGCCTTCCTCGACAAGCTGTTCGGCCTGGGCCTGGCCACCGAGGGCAAGAACGCCTGGATCAACGGGGGCAGCCCCACCAAGGGGTTCCTCGCCTTCGGCGTGGCCGGCCCGTTCGAGGGCTTCTACTACGGCATCGCCGGCGCGGCCTGGGCCGACTGGCTGTTCATGATCGGTCTCGCGGCCATCGGCACCGCCCTGCTGCTCGGCATCGGCGTCCGGGTCGCGGCCGTGGCCGGCGGGCTGCTGCTGGTCATGATGTGGACGGCCGTGCTGCCCCCGGAGAACAACCCCTTCATGGACGACCACCTGATCTACGCCGCGGTGCTGGCCGTCCTCGCCCTGGTCAACGCGGGTGACACGTGGGGTCTCGGCCGGACGTGGGCGCGACTGCCGATCGTCGAGCGCAGCGCCTGGCTGCGCTGA
- a CDS encoding sensor histidine kinase yields MSEQHRLQGLLRGFRRIDPPQEHGDDNVADDPELLLRVLCHEFRTPVSALASLTRALTDERRDLTGADRRAITLLLRDQAVHLQGLLHAATAGAGALCLPAAPAEPAPLASIIREVAALVPEHRRRARVTRRAGQWPVPARRTRQVLVNLVENALRHGPPEGRIGLYGSVGGSGLRLLVTDEGRVDEALRAALRRPVPAAGMSGLGLWIVRQLVTADGGTVRVHRLRPRGVALEVRLPGPGS; encoded by the coding sequence ATGAGCGAACAGCACCGGTTGCAGGGACTGCTACGCGGTTTCCGGCGGATCGACCCTCCCCAGGAGCACGGGGACGACAATGTGGCCGACGATCCCGAACTGTTGCTGCGCGTGCTCTGTCACGAATTCCGTACGCCGGTCAGCGCGCTCGCCTCGCTCACCCGGGCGCTCACCGACGAGCGTCGGGACCTGACCGGCGCCGACCGGCGGGCGATCACGCTGCTGCTCCGCGATCAGGCCGTACACCTTCAGGGTCTGCTGCACGCCGCGACCGCGGGGGCCGGTGCCCTGTGCCTGCCGGCGGCCCCGGCGGAGCCGGCGCCGCTCGCGTCGATCATCCGGGAGGTCGCCGCCCTGGTGCCCGAGCATCGGCGACGGGCCCGCGTGACGCGGCGGGCCGGCCAGTGGCCGGTGCCGGCCCGGCGGACCCGGCAGGTCCTGGTCAACCTGGTGGAGAACGCGTTGCGGCACGGGCCGCCGGAGGGGCGGATCGGCCTGTACGGGTCGGTGGGTGGCTCGGGCCTGCGGCTGCTGGTCACCGACGAGGGACGGGTGGACGAGGCCCTGCGCGCGGCCCTGCGCCGGCCGGTGCCCGCCGCCGGGATGTCCGGGCTGGGGCTGTGGATCGTCCGTCAGCTCGTCACCGCCGACGGCGGCACGGTGCGGGTGCACCGGCTGCGTCCGCGCGGGGTGGCGCTGGAGGTGCGGTTGCCCGGCCCCGGCAGCTGA
- a CDS encoding TerC family protein: protein MTFPVPGWAWAAVTVVIAVMLAVDVFSHRDNHVIELREALVWSGIWIGAGVLFGVLIWVWGGGEPAVAYFSGYLLEKALSVDNVFVFALLFGYFRVPPGYQHKVLFWGVIGALAFRLIFIFAGAELLERLAWAGIVLGGFLIWTGYRLAVRGEPDVDPEHNVVVRLFRRVVPTDPGYHGDRFTVRLGGRRKATLLLVALVAIEATDVVFAIDSVAAILAITTHTFLVWTANAFAVLGLRSLYFCLAGLLRHFGYLRYGLALLLAFAGVKLILAETPVGKLPLWLTLAVVVVTLSVSVGWSVLSARRERVRAGKGHPPSGGHP, encoded by the coding sequence GTGACGTTCCCGGTGCCCGGCTGGGCCTGGGCCGCAGTGACCGTGGTCATCGCGGTGATGCTCGCGGTGGACGTCTTCTCGCACCGCGACAACCACGTCATCGAGCTGCGCGAGGCGCTGGTCTGGAGCGGCATCTGGATCGGCGCCGGGGTCCTGTTCGGGGTGCTCATCTGGGTGTGGGGCGGCGGCGAGCCGGCCGTCGCGTACTTCTCCGGCTATTTGCTGGAGAAGGCGCTGTCCGTGGACAACGTCTTCGTCTTCGCGCTGCTCTTCGGCTACTTCCGGGTGCCCCCCGGCTACCAGCACAAGGTGCTGTTCTGGGGTGTCATCGGCGCCTTGGCGTTCCGGCTGATCTTCATCTTCGCCGGGGCCGAGCTGCTGGAGCGCCTGGCGTGGGCCGGCATCGTGCTCGGCGGGTTCCTCATCTGGACCGGTTACCGGCTGGCCGTACGCGGGGAACCCGACGTGGACCCCGAACACAACGTGGTGGTGCGGCTGTTCCGCCGGGTGGTCCCCACCGACCCCGGCTACCACGGTGACCGGTTCACCGTGCGCCTCGGTGGGCGGCGCAAGGCGACCCTGCTGCTGGTCGCGCTGGTCGCGATCGAGGCCACCGACGTGGTGTTCGCGATCGACTCGGTCGCCGCGATCCTCGCCATCACGACCCACACCTTCCTGGTCTGGACCGCCAACGCGTTCGCCGTGCTCGGCCTGCGGAGCCTCTACTTCTGCCTGGCCGGGCTGCTGCGGCACTTCGGCTACCTGCGCTACGGCCTGGCCCTGCTGCTGGCGTTCGCCGGGGTGAAGCTGATCCTGGCCGAGACGCCCGTGGGGAAGCTGCCGCTGTGGCTCACCCTGGCGGTGGTCGTGGTGACCCTGTCGGTGTCGGTGGGTTGGAGCGTGCTGTCGGCCCGCCGCGAGCGGGTCCGCGCGGGCAAGGGCCACCCGCCGTCGGGCGGCCACCCCTGA
- a CDS encoding histone-like nucleoid-structuring protein Lsr2, which yields MARKVITVLTDDLDGGKADRTVEFSLDGVAYTIDVSDENAGVLRKALDPYISAGRRIGRGPVEGTRRTTRPGGAGMDREQNRAIREWAVKNGYKISERGRIPVEVVEAYKNR from the coding sequence ATGGCGAGAAAAGTAATCACGGTGCTGACCGACGACCTCGACGGCGGAAAGGCCGACCGGACGGTGGAGTTCAGCCTCGACGGCGTCGCCTACACCATCGACGTCTCAGACGAGAACGCGGGCGTCCTGCGCAAGGCGCTCGACCCGTACATCAGCGCGGGCCGGCGGATCGGGCGGGGGCCGGTGGAAGGCACCCGGCGCACCACCCGCCCCGGTGGGGCGGGAATGGACCGGGAACAGAACCGCGCGATCCGGGAATGGGCCGTGAAGAACGGCTACAAGATTTCCGAGCGGGGCCGCATCCCGGTCGAGGTCGTCGAGGCGTACAAGAACCGCTGA
- a CDS encoding CBS domain-containing protein — MRTWQVGDVMTRDVATVGERTPYREIVDVLVRRGISGVPVVDGFRRVLGVVSEADLLHKIEHSGDPEQRRIFEGRRRRSARGKADALLAADLMTAPAVTTYAEASLPAAARTMDRERVKRLPVLDDLGRLVGIVTRGDLLRVHLRTDAEIREDVVQEVLHRILAVRDGKVTVQVRAGEVTLAGRLDRRSAAHLAGHLATQVSGVVRVSNGIAYDVDDVALVEPGRVTPVA, encoded by the coding sequence ATGAGGACATGGCAGGTGGGTGACGTGATGACCCGCGACGTCGCGACGGTGGGAGAGCGGACCCCGTACCGGGAGATCGTCGACGTGCTGGTCCGGCGGGGGATCAGCGGCGTGCCGGTGGTCGACGGTTTCCGGCGGGTGCTGGGTGTGGTGTCCGAGGCGGATCTCCTGCACAAGATCGAGCACAGCGGTGACCCGGAGCAGCGGCGGATCTTCGAGGGCCGCCGGCGGCGCAGCGCCCGGGGCAAGGCCGACGCGCTGCTGGCCGCCGACCTGATGACGGCGCCGGCGGTCACCACGTACGCCGAGGCGTCCCTGCCGGCCGCGGCCCGGACGATGGACCGGGAGCGGGTCAAGCGGCTGCCGGTGCTCGACGACCTGGGCCGGCTCGTCGGCATCGTGACCCGCGGCGACCTGCTCCGGGTGCACCTGCGCACCGACGCGGAGATCCGCGAGGACGTGGTGCAGGAGGTGCTGCACCGGATCCTCGCCGTGCGCGACGGCAAGGTCACCGTGCAGGTCCGGGCCGGTGAGGTCACCCTGGCCGGGCGGCTCGACCGGCGGTCCGCCGCGCACCTCGCCGGCCACCTGGCGACCCAGGTCAGCGGGGTGGTGCGGGTCTCGAACGGGATCGCGTACGACGTCGACGACGTCGCGCTGGTGGAGCCGGGCCGGGTCACCCCGGTGGCCTGA
- a CDS encoding Asp23/Gls24 family envelope stress response protein yields the protein MTAADGRTPRTARTEPAARGAHTDRGDTRIAPDVVARVAAHAARQVPGVYALVPVPARPHGVAARLDDRVASVDVELVAWYGSSVLAVADAVRDAVVDQVGAVTGLAVREVTVTVDDLVVPNVDRPVPT from the coding sequence ATGACCGCCGCCGACGGCCGAACGCCGCGCACCGCCCGGACCGAACCGGCCGCGCGAGGTGCGCACACCGACCGGGGTGACACCCGCATCGCCCCGGACGTGGTGGCTCGGGTCGCCGCCCACGCCGCCCGGCAGGTGCCCGGGGTGTACGCGCTGGTGCCGGTGCCCGCCCGCCCGCACGGCGTGGCGGCCCGCCTCGACGACCGGGTGGCGAGCGTCGACGTGGAGCTGGTCGCCTGGTACGGCAGCAGCGTCCTCGCCGTCGCCGACGCCGTCCGGGACGCGGTGGTCGACCAGGTGGGGGCGGTGACGGGGCTGGCCGTGCGGGAGGTGACCGTGACGGTGGACGACCTGGTCGTACCAAACGTGGACCGGCCGGTGCCCACGTGA
- a CDS encoding helical backbone metal receptor, with protein MRVVSLVPSLTEAVAVTLPGVLVGATDWCTHPADLDVARVGGSKYPDLDRVRALRPDMVLLNVEENRREDADALVAAGVPVRVTYPRTVDEALTELADLLTALGAAQEPPWLRAARAAWADPPRLHPVRTAVVPVWRRPWVVLGADTFAGDVLRRLGVTNRYAGHAERYPRPDLAELRGHDPDLVVLPDEPYRFTATDGPEAFPGTPCALLSGRHLTWYGPSLAEAPAVLAAQLARTVTA; from the coding sequence GTGCGGGTCGTGTCGCTGGTGCCGTCGCTGACGGAGGCGGTGGCGGTGACGCTGCCCGGGGTGCTGGTCGGCGCCACCGACTGGTGCACCCACCCGGCGGACCTGGACGTGGCGCGGGTGGGCGGCAGCAAGTACCCGGACCTGGACCGGGTGCGCGCACTGCGGCCCGACATGGTGCTGCTCAACGTCGAGGAGAACCGTCGCGAGGACGCCGACGCCCTGGTCGCGGCGGGGGTGCCGGTGCGGGTCACCTACCCGCGCACGGTCGACGAGGCGTTGACCGAGCTGGCCGACCTGCTCACCGCGCTGGGCGCGGCGCAGGAACCGCCGTGGCTGCGCGCCGCCCGCGCGGCCTGGGCCGACCCGCCGCGGCTTCATCCGGTGCGCACGGCGGTGGTGCCGGTGTGGCGCCGGCCGTGGGTGGTGCTGGGCGCCGACACCTTCGCCGGGGACGTGCTGCGCCGCCTCGGCGTGACCAACCGCTACGCCGGCCACGCCGAGCGCTATCCCCGCCCGGACCTCGCCGAGCTGCGCGGACACGACCCCGACCTGGTGGTGCTGCCGGACGAGCCGTACCGGTTCACCGCCACGGACGGCCCGGAGGCCTTCCCCGGTACGCCGTGCGCGCTGCTCTCCGGGCGGCACCTGACCTGGTACGGCCCGTCGCTGGCCGAGGCGCCGGCCGTGCTGGCCGCGCAGCTGGCCCGAACGGTGACGGCCTGA
- a CDS encoding DUF2726 domain-containing protein → MTSSGDGSWLRTLPPAGGRAPVLTRAGHRVLAGHRLSELVQGRPPGITGHQWSTASREGFDLVVCDEDTGRPVVAVEIGPAATAGSPEQRAERMKNAVSAAVGLPVLRVESATLRSADHGRRLVEYVLDARRYAAATTTPVTGEPDEPAAVGFREILGRLPDGRTGHVNDLGALARAAAVEAYVSRRLADPIVRGLHVRWAGGPAEGWSWVEVRPGACLVERVSVWEHRFTCGVDPAQLAEDLAAVALGERLRDLDAVERELIPRDELRTEILGLRERRDEFVDGFAFEHLVAD, encoded by the coding sequence ATGACGAGCAGTGGCGACGGCTCCTGGCTGCGTACGCTGCCGCCCGCCGGTGGCCGGGCCCCGGTGCTCACCCGTGCCGGCCACCGCGTGCTCGCCGGGCACCGACTCAGCGAGCTCGTGCAGGGCCGCCCGCCGGGAATAACCGGCCACCAGTGGAGCACCGCCAGCCGCGAGGGCTTCGACCTGGTGGTCTGCGACGAGGACACCGGGCGACCCGTTGTCGCGGTGGAGATCGGCCCGGCCGCGACGGCCGGGTCGCCCGAACAGCGCGCGGAGCGCATGAAGAACGCGGTCAGCGCCGCCGTCGGGCTGCCGGTGCTCCGGGTCGAGTCGGCCACGCTGCGCTCCGCCGACCACGGACGTCGCCTCGTGGAGTACGTGCTCGACGCCCGCCGCTACGCGGCGGCCACCACCACCCCGGTGACCGGCGAGCCGGACGAGCCCGCCGCCGTCGGCTTCCGCGAGATCCTCGGCCGGCTCCCCGACGGGCGTACGGGGCACGTCAACGACCTGGGCGCGCTGGCTCGCGCGGCGGCGGTGGAGGCGTACGTGTCCCGCCGGCTGGCCGACCCGATCGTGCGCGGCCTGCACGTGCGCTGGGCCGGCGGCCCGGCGGAGGGGTGGAGCTGGGTCGAGGTGCGGCCGGGCGCGTGCCTGGTCGAGCGGGTGTCGGTGTGGGAACACCGCTTCACCTGCGGTGTGGACCCGGCGCAGTTGGCCGAGGACCTGGCGGCCGTCGCGTTGGGCGAGCGGCTGCGCGACCTGGATGCCGTCGAGCGGGAGCTGATCCCCCGCGACGAGCTGCGCACCGAGATCCTCGGCCTGCGGGAACGCCGGGACGAGTTCGTCGACGGCTTCGCGTTCGAGCATCTCGTCGCCGACTGA